The segment GAGAGTTCTGTGGCTGACACTGACCTCTAGCCAGGGTCACTGGGACGTCTTCTGTGGTGCCCCCAGAGTCCTGCTCTCCTGACCCTGGGATGGTGTCAAGGCCAGCATTTGCCAGGTCCATGTAGTGACCCTTTGCGAGGCCTGCAGCAGATGGTGACCCCAAGCACAGTGCTCCGTTCTTCATGATTGCAGGAACTGCGTTTCCCACGAGTCTCCAACCTCTCGGAAGTGTATGAAGTGCtgagcaggtgaggaaggtgtTTCTGGAGCAAGGCCTGCAGCCTCAGCTGCCCAGGTCACAAGGGACCTCtgagacctttctctgattttaACTTACTCCAGGCCCCCTAGTTttgatgtatttgtgtgtaacTGGCATGCTTTTCATTGGACAACAAAACAATAATTTTGTGGTACTGCTCCCTCAGACACAGCTGCTTGGACCTAATGTCCCTCTACCTAGCTCCTCAGGCCTCCACCCCTGCCTCAGACAGCATTCTTGGTCttacttctgaaaaaaaaagtcagaggtcagaggtcaagccTGCTGCCTGCCTTCTTGAACATTCAAGTTCTGTCCTTCTCATTGAGTCTCCTGTCACCAGCAAACACAAtcattgttgttgtaaaaatataaagataaaaaagtattgttgtcttttaccttgctaggtCCTACACCGaggtaccccaagatatctgctagatatcttggcggaaacacatcccgccgccacacactttcctacactcaaaccctcacataaaagaacacacaacacaataatcttagatccaattgataagatataattgcccacttaaacatacaaagcccagtaccatccatcccttaagaacattgataacaacctacAAACACACAGAGCGGAATCCGGAATCTTAAcctcagcctccattgtcctgccacagcttctcctccttctccctctctcctttccgttccagtctcctcctcttccttcaaacttctctcccacccatccttccttctcctccaatgacaggcctccttctatcctgtacctgcccctcacctgtactttacaaattcagtgggtaGAAATTTCTGgcgaagtcacctgattcctgaataCTGTGACTAGGCTGCTGTCctaggggcagtggaattagcatcaaaatacagatcactccagggcaaaccaccacAAATCATCACCTTCCTGGTTTCTTGACAAACCAAACTGGGtcttacatattttttttctttttcttttttttcccgcggagctggggagcgaacccagggctttgtgtttgctaggcaagcgttctaccactgagctaaatccccaaccccccccccccttttttttaagatttatttatcactttattcagacacaccagaagagggcatcagatcctgttacagatggttgtgagccaccatgtggttgctgggaattgaacccaggacctctggaagagcagtcagtgctcttaaccgctgagccatctcaccagccccacacCTTTCTGGTTTCTATTGCGGCAGGATCTCaggtgtctcaggctggccttgaactcaccaagaatgacctgaacttctgatccttctgtctctcttccaaatgctgagattatagtcAAGTACCagtttgctgttttatgagggtGCTGGGGGTAGACCCCTGGGCTTtgtacatgttaggcaagcatttGAACATCCTCAAACACCCTCTTTGGTTGAAGCCAGCAGGGCTGTTCTCTGCTTGCCttgcctcctcccttctcttagACTCTGCCTACTTGTCCCTTTCCTAGGGACTCAAGCCATCACCTCTCATTTCCCTTACCATCACCatctaaaacttaaaaataagctaCTCACTTTTTGACCCTCTCCCTGGCATCCACGGTAACCCTGTAGTTTTTGTGGAGTCTTATGGGAAATATGTGTAATCGGGCTGTGGAATAAAAGGGTCAGAGCCTCTTCACTTGTGGGAAGCCCTTGGTGGGGTGCCTAAAACTGGTATGGCAGCATGCTTATTCCCTAGAGACAAGTTACCCAGTCTGCCTTAAGTCTCCTTCACAGCCTCCCTTTTGCCCACACCCACTGCTGTCAGGTTTTCTCCCTTTGACAGTTACACGGGGGACCTGTGCTTGTACCCCGCAGGATGATGCATTAGGAACAGGCTGTGGCCCTGAGCTGTTTGAATTTGCTTTGCAGGCCTTGGAGCTtgggctttctcctccttttgcGACAGTCCTcctgagccctctctctctcctccattacCTTTTCTTAGCAGGCCTTCACCGCCCCCTCGCTTGTGTTACCACCACACTGCTTCTGTGCATCTCTAGTTGACAGTTGGCtgacctgttttcttcttttgttttcctttgtttgaagcatcagggattgaacccagggcctcatggtCTGTGGCCTTATCAAGATCTCATTGGTCCATGCTTAgatctttgtcttttaaaaaaggacGTGCTGAGCATGTATCTGTGTAATTTAAGGAGCTTGGGGACAAGAAGGAGTCACTCTTAGTGAGTTGACTTTACCCCGTTCTGTTTTCTAATAGTAACTTGAATCCCACTAAGAATTCCGGACCGGTGATCATTCATGCAAGACAATGTAAAAAATACGGTATGTCCCTGAGCTCTGGCCCCTCGAGTAGTTGGCCAAGTACCCTCGGGCTGAGTTGAGGGTTCTCCACTCTGGTCCCCCAGGCAGCAGGCTGTAGACCTGGGTTGGGATTCCTTCCTGGCCCACCTTGCTTTGTCCCACACAACTCTGCCTTACAGATACGCTAAGCCAGAGAACTAACTGTTTGAGGCACAGGAACCTGCTTTCTCTCAATGTGTGGGGTATAGGCTGCCATCTATCTCCACATGGCCAGGACAAGAGTGAGATATTTATGAGCAGGGAGAAGGGTACACAGTGCCTGCCACACTTGCCATGGTTGTTGAATAGGATGGGAAGAGAGGTTTCCTCCTCACGATCGTTCTAATTACCGACTGGTCATTTGTCTCTTTTGGAAAACCACTTCAGCTGAGACCAAGTGCCCTCATGAAGCAGCCTATGACGCTTTCCTCTGCGGGTCAGGTAATGTGTTCCTTTCCAAGGACCTCCTGTGAATGTGGACTGGGTCTTGTTTGGTTCCTATTGGGTGCACTTTTCCACAGGCCTGAGATCCGTTCCGTCTCCTGTTTTTTCTTCTAGTTCTCTTGAAAGTGGCTCACTTGCTTCTACAGAGGGTGCATGGGTGAGTGTCCTTCCTTTCATCCTGGTACCACGTCCTCAAGTTTCAGCAAACCCCAGTTAGAAACCAGGGCCTCTGGGTCACAGGACCACTGAAGAGAAGGAATGTGTAGTTTGTGGGTGTCTCCCCAGCAGCCAGTGCAGGGTTGAAGCAAGCAGTCTGCTCTGCAGAGCCTTGCTGCCACAGTGCCTCCTGCCTGGATCCTGCGATGTCTTAGCAATGTGGAGACTGGTGTGTGTCAGGGAACACCGTAGCAGGGTTAGACCTGAGTCCTAATTCCTTATAGAAAACTTCCTACCTCAGTGCTGTAGCCTTGTTGGCTATGAGTGTTCTCATAGCTCTCAGAGGCTACAGGGAACTGAGACGATAAAGTGTTCAAATGAAAGACACATCACCAGGAGGACAGTGGCTGGGGTTGGTGCCCGAATGGACAAACACAGAAACCCAAATCGAACATAAAAGCGTGGCCCCTGATGGTGGCATCCCAGGGCCCCTGAGTTAGTACATGGACACACCAAGGGCACCGATGACACGTGGCAGAGATATTATGTGGGTCACATTAATTCTGTGGGACTCCATGGGCCCTCAGAGGGTGCTGACCACTGTTGTAACCTGTTCTTCAGGACTGGCCTAGAAACGTTCTGGACTGGACTGTGAACTTAGTAGTCTGTTCTGGCCAcagatataaatacaaatattgtcTGATAAGTTGATGTGAGGCTTCTAGCTTATGCGAGGAGCCTGCCAGCTGGTTTCCTCTCCCCCGGTGTGGCAGCATCCTGGTACTCACTGGCAGGTGCCGTATGCTGGCACAGAGGGGGCTGCCTGCAGCAGCATACCTCAGTTTTGAGACTCATGCCCTACCCCCTTTCTTCATTTTAGCCCTTGTGACTGGAAAACCTTTTCAGGTTAGAGAAGGCTCATGGCAGTCTATATCCCTGGCACCTTGGCTGGTGCTACATTTGGGGTGCAGCTGGCAGTAGAGGTGTTGGGGGCATTGGAGTCAGGGTGATGTTACTGCAGAGGGTATAAAGTGGAGCTCTCCCAGTTTGCTGCTGGTGCTGGTCAGCAGATACCAGAAGTTCTTGGTCCAAACTCTGCTTGTATGTGTGAGGTTGCCCACCAAAATGAGCCCCAAGCCTTGGGAGGGGTAGAAAGGAGAGGCACCTGAGGCAGCTCCCTTCCCTGTTTTCCCATCAAAACCTTAGCTACAGCAGAGGACCAGCAGAACAACCTATGTGCCTGAGTGCTTCAAGGTTTTTCCTCTGTCCTTACAACAGCGGTGCTGTGCACGAGCCTGCCTTCCCCCAATACCTCGATGTGCTGGCGCCCTACGTGAACCAAGTGAATCTTATCAGAGCTGGGGTTCCGAAAATTGTAAGTATGTCTCATTCTGCGATCTCGTCTCCTCAGGCCTGGGTGGGCAGCAGGCCCAGTGCTCGCTGGGGTGTGCTGCTGCAGGGTTCAGTGCAGACGCAGGGTGCAGtgggagctgaggaggagggtcaCACCCCGtgactctcctttctcttccctgctcccACACCCAGTCTCTTCTAGAATCTTCTAACATTTTCAAACTGTATAAAgtatcagttttgttttgtttgtcttggttttgttttcctagaaTTTTTCTGGCCCAGACTACCCCAGTATCCGCCCTCCTGTACTCATCCTCACTGTCAAGAGGTGGCCCGGGGTGAGTGAGCACCAGGTCTACCGTGAGTTCCAGAATCTCTGCAAGTTTGATGTCAGGCGGTTCACTCGAAGCCAGTTCCTGCTCCTGACCAATAAGTTTAAGGAGTAGGTACCCTGCTCCAAGCCCTGCCTCATTGCCTCTTCGCCTTTAGTGGCTGTGGCCACGTTGCTTGCTGACCTGAGCAAACTTCTTTTGGCAGTGCCCGCAGTGTCTTGAAGGAATACAGGAGCCACCCAACCCTGCAGGTCTCCCTGTACCGGTACTGGAGACATTCGCCCAACATCACCTGCCTGCTACAGTGAGTGACTTGGCAGAAAGCTCTTCTGCCTGCCGGGGTCCCATTTGGTCTGGTTCCGGCCAGCTCACTAGCTGCTATGAGTTGTCAGCCATTGATGACAGGTGTGAAGCGAAGCGTATCGAGAACTTCCCACTGCAGTGTTGGGCCCTGCTCTGTCAGTGGACtagggtggggtggagagagaCCTGGGGGCAGGATACAGGTCATAGGAGATGATGGACGCCTCAGAACGAGTCAGAGAATAAGGAGTGAGCCAAACTGGGGGTAGGAAGATGGGGCAGTAGCTCTTGTATGGAGGTGCCTGTATGCGGAGGGCCAatgaaggggaacaagaaaagaGGGGATAAGGTAAGGTCGCATCCATAAGGGAGTGAGGGGTGGAGGGGGACAGGATCCAACTCCATTTGCAAAACCTTGCTGTCTTCTGTGCCAGTGGGGGGCACCAGGGAGCAAACATGGCTGTGAAATGGTCCAGCCTGGGTAGTGGGAAGGGAACCAAGCCAGTAGCGGCACCAAGAAGGGTTAAGTCACATGTGAGGTTGGGGCCCAAGTGACTGGAAAAAGAGCCTTGGAGTTGATCCCAAGGAGCTGTAGCTACCATAGACAGCCTCCTTGGCAGGCAGCCGCTTGTCCTGTCAGTCTCTGACCCCGACCTCTAGGGAAGGCAGCTCATCTGTATTgacctgagatcctgtctcaaaaaaacaaaacaaaacatgacatTTGATTGGATAAAATTGGGAGCAGAGCCTGTGCCACTCGCCCACTGGCCCCCAGGCAGACCCTGCCTCGTCCAGGCCTCTGACTTGTGCCTTTGTCTTACAGGGTCTGCAGCATAGTCACCACCTGGTCCATGATTGCCTTTCTCCTGGGAAGACCTAGCCCCTGACAGCAGTGAGCACCTCAGCTTCGGTCTTAGCCTCTGAGGATGGCCCCCCGTGGCTCGTTTGCATAAATGAGTTTGTTTTCATGCAGACCTATGTGGTCCTCTGTAGATACTCTGTTGTGTTGTGAATGTGAGATTCTGTAAATATGGATGATGATAAAGAAACCCTTGCATGTCGGACCTCTGTACACGGCCAGTGCATTCCTTCTGTCAGGTCCTGGCCTCTGGGGGGCGCCACTGCTCCAGCATGCCCAGAATTCTAGTGGCTGTGCGTGAGCGAAGGGGCTGTTTGGGACAAGGAGCTGGCATGGCAGAGATGAGGGAAGGGGCTGCTGTGGCTTCAGTAGATGCTGTGTGGGCACCACACTGGGCCATCACTGGGGTGCAAAGCATGGTAAGGCCTCCTGGGCTCCAGGAGAACAGGTCAGCATGAGGGATTGCAGACAGATGTGAAGGAAAAGCCTGAGGCACTGTCACAGAATGGAGTGATGTAGATCACCCACGCTGGGGGAGGCATGTCCATGCGTGCGACTCCCAGGGCTCTGCTCCTGCTGGTCCTGCCCCAGCCGAGCAGCACATGTGAAATTCAGTTACATGGCAGCAGGCGCTGCACTAATGATTACTGCTGGAAGACTGGACAGAGCCATCTCGCCAGAGTGCTTTTAAAGCCTCAGTTTTCCGAGACGAAGAGAGAGGTGTTATCATTTCCTCTCAAGAGCTGAGAAGTCGTCTCCTCACCCCAGACTCGCAGGGACTCGGGGTTGAATGTCATCTCTCAGGAGTCTTATCCTTTTCCTTCCCCAACTCCCTTCTCCTTCGAATCAACCTCTGCTCTCTGGGCTAAGGTGGTTGTGTTGCTGCCTGAAAACAGCAGGCCCTCTCTGCGCTCCTCCCTTTCCCCACAAATCTGTGGAGACCGTGTCTCATCTGGTCCCCATGGTCATGCATTACCATCTTTTACTGAGATCATAGGTAGGCTCTAGTTTGGAGGTCACCCCACCCTACATCTTGGTTACATCAGGGCTGACATGGCGCCCCCCCCAGGGTGAGCCTGGTTCTGAGCCTGTTTGCCCTGATACTCTCATTTCACTGTCCCTTGATAGAGGCCACCTCCTTGGTGACATGCCTACTGTTACCAGCAGGAGTTAGTCAGTGGGGACCTGTGGAGATGAAGGATGTCTGCAGGAGCTGGCTAATACAACCAACCCCCTTTCCCCTGACCCTTTTGTCTCAAGGCAGTGTCCACACAGCCTCCCGACCCTGGTAACACCATCTTATCTTCCCTCCACTTCTCTAAGGAGCCTGGGTGAAATCTGTGGTCTTAGGTGGCTTCCCATCCCGTTGGAtggtttttgtggggttttttttgtttgtttttttttttgttttttttttttttttttttttttttgagagcaggGACTGTTGTATccctgcctgtcctagaacttactatgtagaccagcaggctgaccttgaactcacagagatccaccaggaTCAAAGGTcatttgactttttgttttctcATCTCTAGGACCAAAGCATGTGTCACCTCCCCACAGGTGGCTTCTGTTTTCTTGACAGCCACCTGCCACATGGGCGACAGAACTCCATTAACCTTGGGTGCCAGCCCATTTCCACATGGCCTTGTATCTGGATGTGGGGTTTTCAAAGGGGATCCCACATAGTTTCGAGGCCTCTCTAGTCTGCTGCCCACAAGGGCCTGCGGCCCACTGGCCCCCGCTTCCCACCAGCCCAGCTGCTTGGACACTTCATCTCTGTTTGGATGGAAATGTACTATTCTATCAACATGATTTTGTTCCCCCCTCTTCAGAACTTCACTGAAACTCTTCAGAATGTAGGAGGTCTGCCATGAACAGGTCATGCTAAGTTTTTAGAACtgtgaaaaaaataaaccaaataaagcCTCTCTCAAGAGCCCGCTTCTGGGAGTCCAGGCATTTTGGCACTCATCCCATTGCCTCCTCTCCAGCTTTCCAAAACCCTAAATAAATTAAGCCCAGAAGCCAAGAATTTGACTCTTTGGGCAAGCCTGTTCTCCCCCGAGATGATTGACAGGCAGCATAgccagagggggaggggcagagacccTCAGTCAAAAATCACAATGCCCATCCCCCACACCCCATTCTGGTTTTATACATTCATTTTCAGGCAGTATTGTGGGATGTCAGACTGCTCTGCCTGGCGACCTCTGACCAAGTGATCTGGTATTCCTTAGTGTCACAGTGCTTTCAAGTACCTGAGGCCACTCACTGACTTACTAAAGAGGAACGGTGAGGTGCCAGTTTAGGAAGTTCAAGGTTGCAGGAGGCCCAGTTGGTTTCCTCTCCTGAAGAAGTCATGTCATGGTGGGAGGGGAAGTGTAAGTGCACCTTGAAGACCACAGGCTCAGGCACCTCCCATCAGGCCTTACTTCCTGTACCTTCCTCACCTCCCAGAGGCACTACCCAGCAACCCCAATCTCAAATACAGTGTCCCCTTAGGGGATCTCCCACAAGCAAGCACTGTTTAGAGCTTCGCAATACAGGACATGACCCCTTCCTCCCTTTTAATTTTAGCAACCACTCTCCTGAGCCAGATGCTGTGAGGGATGTTTATGCCTACACTACCCGGTCCTGGATTGGTGGGAGCCCTTTCCAGGCATTTTGGCACCAACAGAACTTCAACATAGACTTTCTAAACCACGCTCGTCTAAGTCATGTGACTACACCTCAGCCAGGTTTTTGCTCAAATGCCATTCCTGCACAGCCTGACCACCATGTCCAACAAAGTTCTCCATCCCTTTTTGGCCTTTACCCAGCTTTGTTTTTTCACCCTATGGTGCCCCGAGTAGTGCGACACGTCCAGGGGGACTCTGTGACCATCTATCCAGGAATGAaagcttttggttcttttttttttttttttttccggagctggggaccgaacccagggccttgcgcttcctaggtaagcgctctaccactgagctaaatccccagcccccatgaaaGCTTTTGAGAgtccagaagatgtcagatccacTAGAACCGGACTTGCCAGTGGCTTGGAAGCTGCCTGCTGTACctgctgggaactgacctgggGTGAGCAgtgggtgttcttaaccactgagccatctcttcagtacCCCAGGGAAGGCTTTAAGTGTTACAGCAGGAGAAGGTTACACAGGCTAGAAATGGGTCtcctgtgattttctttttattattatcatcaacTAGAACAAGTTTCTTAGACTTTTTTCTCCCGCTGAGCCCATTTTCACCCCAGATATTTTCAGATGATCTCAGGCATGTAAATCCATGAAGTATACAGATCAAGCATTTACGCCGTGGAGGGGTGCATTCCTCTACTCCCAGCACataggaaggcagatctctgagttagaggccaaccacagctatagagtgagaatctgtctcacaaaacaaaacccaactaaAATCTTTACTAATCATATTTCCCCCTTGGCACACAtacaattttaatattaaaatgaagacaaattTGCAAACTAACGAGATAACTGCTTGTTTATATTTGCTCGGAGAACTGAATGTTGGCTGAATATTTGAGTGTTTTTCAGAACCagctgatattttgattttacaatTGTCAGCTTGTGGGGATGGtactttatataaatttatagaaCAAAGTGGCAGAGAGCTATGCTTGGGGCCATTTCAGAAACTGTTGGAATTCTGTCCCAACGCTAAGCCAAAATTcctgttacatttttttttagagATAAAAATCTAAACAATTCAAATTTCAGAATTTTAGAATCAAACGCTCTAATACAATCCAAGGACACAGAACCGATGGACAAATGCATGCTGAGGAATTATGAGAATAATCACCCTTTATTTCCCGAAGGAAGCCATGGCA is part of the Rattus norvegicus strain BN/NHsdMcwi chromosome 1, GRCr8, whole genome shotgun sequence genome and harbors:
- the Pnldc1 gene encoding poly(A)-specific ribonuclease PNLDC1 isoform X2 encodes the protein MNEEQEKKIKHSILRGNWRVRSSLDKDQIKVVIDKVTQWLDLAEEGDQMTLPGISGFQAFEVQLVLRQALPNIWTVLKEEGVIVKKVSQPHRWYLEHASCDQVTCWKEQILLSARGFSVFFQMLVKAQKQPLVGHNMMTDLLHLHEKFFRPLPESYDQFKQNIHSLFPVLIDTKNVTKDIWKELRFPRVSNLSEVYEVLSSNLNPTKNSGPVIIHARQCKKYAETKCPHEAAYDAFLCGSVLLKVAHLLLQRVHGGAVHEPAFPQYLDVLAPYVNQVNLIRAGVPKINFSGPDYPSIRPPVLILTVKRWPGVSEHQVYREFQNLCKFDVRRFTRSQFLLLTNKFKDARSVLKEYRSHPTLQVSLYRYWRHSPNITCLLQVCSIVTTWSMIAFLLGRPSP